The proteins below come from a single Eucalyptus grandis isolate ANBG69807.140 chromosome 3, ASM1654582v1, whole genome shotgun sequence genomic window:
- the LOC104437239 gene encoding replication protein A 32 kDa subunit A yields MFSGSQFDGFVPSQSTQSADSASPNPAKNWGTQGLVPVTVKQLSGALQSGDEKSNFSIDGVDVTNVTLVGMVSEKTARVTDVSFALDDGTGRVECRRWVNESSDTKEMEEIHDGLYVRLVGHLRSSQGKKQLAAFAVRPVTNFDEVTFHFIDCIHQHLQKCRVKGDAIAHSQSADFNTSTPISNKSNASLVAPTSEISGQFSVNGLKGCDQKVLEFLQQNYAQEKGIHRDEIAQQLKISVNKIMESIRTLEEEGLIYSTIDEYHYKSTTDA; encoded by the exons atGTTCTCGGGCAGCCAGTTCGACGGCTTCGTGCCTTCCCAGTCGACTCAGTCCGCCGATTCCGCTTCTCCCAACCCCGCCAAG AACTGGGGGACGCAGGGGCTGGTGCCGGTCACGGTGAAGCAGCTGAGCGGAGCCCTTCAGTCCGGGGACGAGAAATCGAACTTCTCCATCGACGGCGTCGACGTGACCAAC GTCACGCTGGTCGGGATGGTGTCCGAGAAGACCGCGAGAGTGACGGATGTCAGCTTCGCTTTGGATGACGGGACTGGACGAGTCGAATGCAGAAGATG GGTGAATGAAAGTTCAGACACCaaggaaatggaagaaattcA TGATGGTCTATATGTCCGTCTTGTTGGGCACTTAAGAAGTTCTCAGGGGAAAAAGCAACTCGCGGCCTTTGCTGTTAG GCCTGTGACCAACTTCGATGAAGTTACATTCCACTTTATTGATTGCATACACCAGCATTTACAGAAGTGCAGAGTAAAG GGTGATGCCATTGCTCATTCCCAATCGGCAGATTTTAACACAAGCACTCCAATCAGTAATAAATCAAATGCGTCTCTGGTAGCTCCCACAAGTGAA ATTTCTGGACAATTCTCCGTCAATGGACTCAAGGGCTGTGACCAGAAGGTCCTTGAATTTCTACAACAAAACTA TGCACAAGAAAAGGGTATCCACAGAGATGAAATTGCGCAACAACTGAAAATTTCTGTCAATAAGATcat GGAATCAATCAGGACTCTTGAAGAGGAAGGTCTGATTTACTCAACTATTGATGAATATCACTATAAATCAACTACGGATGCTTAA
- the LOC104437240 gene encoding transcription factor MYB1: MQEFEGERGRERALNMGRSPRCDKDGLNKGAWTAAEDQILMDYVKLHGEGKWSRLSRETGLRRCGKSCRLRWMNYLRPDIKRGNISPDEEELIIRLHKLLGNRWSLIAGRLPGRTDNEIKNYWNTNLAKKPEALRSIQFHHLHREPMVEPPGTSQQELEQQRVPESNIRGVANPEPQVAQQNAANGEMRSSPDGNYLLKQMLSDSDMSDGSLSFNSEEESPDFMIDFNVDDISQFLDSDFYKLGPDQNGYSHDGERGSKCPPYLNQQLVPPEEAGKDLDNSLRIRDDSVSAFQSLASLFESDDEKWTGGGDKADFALPGKNG, from the exons ATGCAAGAATtcgagggggagagagggagagagcgagcTTTGAACATGGGGAGGAGCCCGAGGTGCGACAAGGACGGGCTCAACAAAGGAGCGTGGACGGCCGCGGAGGACCAGATCCTGATGGACTACGTCAAGCTCCACGGCGAGGGCAAATGGAGCCGGCTCTCCAGGGAAACCG GTCTAAGAAGATGCGGCAAGAGCTGCAGGCTGCGTTGGATGAATTACCTGAGGCCCGACATCAAGAGAGGGAACATCTCGCCCGACGAAGAAGAACTAATCATCCGGCTTCACAAGCTATTGGGCAACAG GTGGTCGTTGATTGCTGGAAGGCTTCCGGGGCGTACGGACAATGAGATAAAGAACTATTGGAACACCAACTTGGCCAAGAAGCCCGAAGCATTGAGGTCGATCCAATTCCACCATTTGCACAGAGAGCCGATGGTCGAACCTCCCGGAACGTCGCAGCAAGAGCTGGAACAGCAGAGGGTGCCGGAAAGCAACATTCGTGGAGTTGCCAATCCAGAGCCACAAGTTGCTCAACAGAATGCTGCTAATGGGGAAATGCGATCATCCCCAGATGGCAATTACTTGCTGAAGCAAATGCTTTCAGACTCGGATATGAGCGACGGGTCGTTGTCATTCAACTCGGAGGAGGAATCGCCGGACTTCATGATCGATTTCAACGTGGACGACATTAGCCAGTTCCTCGACTCGGATTTCTACAAGCTCGGTCCGGACCAAAACGGCTATTCCCATGACGGGGAGCGAGGCAGCAAGTGCCCGCCCTATTTGAACCAGCAACTCGTGCCGCCGGAGGAAGCCGGGAAGGATCTGGACAACAGCCTACGCATCCGAGATGATTCGGTCTCGGCGTTCCAGTCACTGGCGTCGTTATTCGAATCCGACGACGAGAAGTGGACGGGGGGCGGTGATAAGGCCGACTTTGCATTGCCTGGAAAGAACGGTTGA